Proteins encoded by one window of Martelella endophytica:
- a CDS encoding peptidoglycan-binding domain-containing protein, with the protein MAKTKKKKSGQRRKKSTPLVLRAVGGAGAFVARHPGWVGGPLVFGVVFSFVSANALWYQAGPHPEPLMKTRQLSDPYAVPGRHMAADTGAVDTFRIEREEDGVEVASLQSEAGGDDLMAILEQVQEEPPVPAAETVSTADIAPPVPETAPPAADTEAPVPVNLLDIQTALAARGYYNGKPDGVNGPMTEAAIRKFQAAEGLPETGVADAGLQALLKQSTPLPQPRPDQVASADPVAGLLSQSAAPQTSDPMVVEIQRGLINIAYDGVTVDGVAGPGTRHAILEFQKHYRLPETGEPSESVLDKLKEIGAL; encoded by the coding sequence ATGGCGAAGACGAAGAAAAAGAAGTCAGGACAACGCAGGAAGAAATCCACGCCGCTCGTGCTGCGCGCGGTGGGCGGGGCGGGCGCCTTTGTGGCGCGTCACCCGGGTTGGGTTGGCGGTCCGCTGGTTTTTGGCGTCGTCTTCAGCTTCGTCTCGGCGAATGCGCTCTGGTATCAGGCCGGCCCGCATCCCGAGCCGCTGATGAAAACGCGGCAGCTTTCCGATCCCTATGCGGTGCCCGGACGCCACATGGCGGCGGACACCGGCGCCGTCGATACCTTCCGCATCGAGCGCGAAGAGGATGGCGTGGAGGTTGCCAGCCTGCAAAGTGAGGCCGGCGGTGACGATCTGATGGCGATCCTCGAACAGGTTCAGGAAGAGCCGCCCGTTCCGGCTGCGGAGACCGTTTCGACCGCCGATATTGCGCCGCCGGTGCCTGAAACCGCGCCGCCTGCTGCCGACACCGAAGCCCCGGTTCCTGTCAACCTTCTCGACATCCAGACAGCGCTTGCAGCCCGCGGCTATTACAACGGCAAGCCGGATGGTGTGAACGGGCCGATGACGGAGGCGGCGATCCGGAAGTTTCAGGCGGCTGAAGGCTTGCCCGAAACGGGTGTCGCCGACGCCGGTCTTCAGGCGCTTTTGAAGCAGTCGACCCCTTTGCCGCAGCCGCGGCCGGATCAGGTTGCCTCCGCCGATCCCGTTGCGGGCCTTCTTTCTCAAAGCGCCGCCCCCCAGACTTCGGATCCGATGGTGGTCGAAATCCAGCGCGGGCTGATCAATATCGCTTATGATGGCGTGACCGTCGATGGCGTCGCCGGTCCCGGCACGCGGCATGCCATTCTGGAATTCCAGAAGCATTACCGGTTGCCCGAAACCGGCGAACCGAGCGAGAGTGTGCTCGACAAGCTCAAGGAAATCGGGGCGCTTTGA
- a CDS encoding ABC transporter ATP-binding protein gives MSDIVLHVDNVHKSFGGLRALSDVNLEVESGKVHAIIGPNGAGKSTLLNVCIGRIRPSHGKVVFDGQTLTTHAPHEINQMGVSRVFQTPEIFPDLTLLENVMIPAFARRDGAFRLNAIRALSGESEIREEAEFILEDIGLSARRHHEAGSLSRGDKRRLELAMCLIQKPKLLLLDEPTAGMARHDTNRTIELLQRIKARGMTKVIIEHDMHVVFSLADKISVLAQGRIIAEGSPDEVRGNPKVREAYLGEAEA, from the coding sequence ATGTCCGACATCGTTCTCCACGTCGACAATGTCCACAAGAGCTTCGGCGGGCTCCGCGCCCTTTCCGACGTCAACCTCGAAGTCGAAAGCGGCAAGGTCCACGCAATCATCGGCCCGAACGGCGCCGGCAAGTCGACGCTGCTCAACGTTTGCATCGGCCGCATCCGCCCGAGCCACGGCAAGGTGGTCTTCGATGGCCAGACGCTGACCACCCATGCACCACATGAGATCAACCAGATGGGTGTCTCGCGCGTGTTCCAGACACCGGAAATCTTCCCCGACCTGACGCTTTTGGAAAATGTCATGATCCCGGCCTTTGCGCGCCGCGACGGCGCCTTCAGGCTCAACGCCATCCGTGCACTTTCCGGCGAGAGCGAAATCCGCGAGGAGGCCGAATTCATCCTCGAGGACATCGGCCTGTCGGCCCGTCGCCATCATGAGGCCGGTTCGCTGTCGCGCGGCGACAAGCGCCGGCTGGAACTTGCCATGTGCCTGATCCAGAAACCAAAGCTCCTGCTCCTCGACGAGCCAACCGCCGGCATGGCCCGCCACGACACCAACCGCACCATCGAACTGCTGCAGCGCATCAAGGCCCGCGGCATGACCAAGGTCATCATCGAGCACGACATGCACGTGGTCTTCTCGCTCGCCGACAAGATCTCCGTTCTGGCGCAGGGCCGCATCATCGCCGAGGGCTCGCCCGATGAAGTGCGCGGCAATCCCAAGGTCCGCGAGGCCTATCTTGGCGAGGCAGAGGCATGA
- a CDS encoding DUF1491 family protein: MRVRSDIFVSALIRRVFSAGGFAAVEHKGSPEAGAIAIRQLKRDGTETLFMPAPQSFMEEGDVDRLFEVRKDDAASFEVSEALEKELKFDSDLWVVALETETVEGLFALAEE; this comes from the coding sequence ATGCGGGTTCGATCCGATATCTTCGTCTCGGCGCTGATCCGGCGGGTGTTTTCCGCGGGTGGTTTTGCGGCCGTCGAACACAAGGGCTCGCCCGAGGCCGGAGCGATCGCGATAAGGCAGCTGAAGCGGGATGGCACAGAGACGCTCTTCATGCCGGCGCCGCAGAGTTTCATGGAAGAGGGCGACGTCGACCGGCTTTTCGAGGTGCGCAAGGACGATGCGGCATCGTTCGAGGTGTCCGAGGCTCTTGAAAAGGAACTGAAGTTCGACAGCGACCTCTGGGTCGTCGCGCTCGAAACCGAAACCGTCGAAGGTTTGTTCGCTCTGGCCGAGGAATAG
- a CDS encoding DUF2336 domain-containing protein: MVDRYRELEGLKSTRKLDVVLMATVSSFGALGNPASGELRRFAELFPPVYEASSVEARRQAVAALSALPNIPQSVCRFIGSQEIAIAATFLARSPAISDETLIGIIESMGEEHVRAIIHRNDLSQRVVEALIGTHRPEDTVEPSGNFDIGAGSRDDTEALRQTLKAMAAKVADDADDRLGLSTLSELQTALLVRFARRGETPLFLETFARALGGDRVLAHRIIDDISGRRLAMALVALGMNSADTTYILPRLCAPLAGEDAETENLVASLKPAQCIESLLVWQSEREQEVEIEAPAEETAEDRRRRSA, translated from the coding sequence GTGGTCGACCGTTATCGGGAACTGGAAGGGCTTAAGAGCACGCGCAAGCTGGATGTCGTGCTGATGGCAACCGTCTCGAGCTTCGGTGCGCTCGGCAATCCGGCCTCCGGCGAGCTTCGCCGCTTCGCCGAACTCTTCCCCCCCGTCTACGAGGCCTCCAGCGTCGAAGCGCGCCGTCAGGCCGTCGCCGCGCTATCGGCGCTGCCGAACATTCCGCAGAGCGTCTGTCGCTTCATCGGCTCGCAGGAAATCGCGATCGCCGCGACATTCCTCGCCCGCTCGCCCGCAATCTCGGATGAAACGCTCATCGGCATCATCGAGAGCATGGGCGAGGAGCATGTCCGCGCCATCATTCACCGCAACGATCTCTCCCAGCGCGTCGTAGAGGCCCTCATTGGCACCCATCGCCCGGAGGATACGGTCGAACCTTCCGGCAATTTCGACATCGGCGCCGGGAGCCGCGACGATACCGAGGCCCTGCGCCAGACGCTGAAGGCCATGGCCGCCAAGGTCGCCGACGATGCCGACGACCGGCTCGGGCTTTCGACGCTCTCCGAGCTACAGACCGCCCTCCTCGTCCGTTTCGCCCGCCGTGGCGAGACGCCGCTGTTTCTGGAGACCTTCGCCCGCGCGCTTGGCGGCGATCGGGTCCTGGCGCATCGCATCATCGATGATATCTCCGGCCGCCGGCTCGCCATGGCGCTTGTCGCGCTCGGCATGAACAGCGCCGACACGACCTATATCCTGCCGCGGCTCTGCGCACCGCTAGCCGGCGAAGACGCCGAGACGGAGAACCTCGTCGCCTCGCTGAAGCCCGCGCAGTGCATCGAAAGCCTTCTCGTATGGCAATCCGAACGCGAGCAGGAAGTCGAAATCGAGGCCCCCGCCGAAGAAACGGCCGAAGACCGTCGCCGCCGCTCCGCCTGA
- a CDS encoding ABC transporter ATP-binding protein: protein MNMHKNIPVEEQMVTNQGDAFFSVRDIHAWYGESYIVQGVSFEIEKGEVLSLLGRNGAGKTTTLRTLARLDNPTLKSGEIWLDGEPLHTRRAFQAAKSGVQLVPEDRRIIGGLTVEENLVLAQVSGEKGWSVEKIYDHFPRLAERRKQEAVTMSGGEQQMLAVARALARDIKILFLDEPYEGLAPVIVQEIEKIVRQIRDLGITTIIVEQNAVAALRLSDRAVIMDTGQVVFSGSAKDVLDNAELREEYLAI from the coding sequence ATGAACATGCACAAGAACATTCCCGTCGAGGAGCAGATGGTCACAAATCAGGGCGACGCCTTCTTCAGCGTTCGCGACATTCACGCATGGTATGGCGAAAGCTATATCGTACAGGGCGTCTCCTTTGAGATCGAGAAAGGCGAAGTCCTCTCCCTCCTCGGCCGAAATGGTGCCGGCAAGACCACGACACTGCGCACGCTCGCACGTCTCGACAATCCGACGCTGAAAAGCGGCGAGATCTGGCTCGACGGCGAACCGCTCCACACCCGCCGCGCCTTCCAGGCCGCGAAATCCGGCGTTCAACTCGTCCCCGAGGACCGTCGCATCATCGGCGGGCTGACCGTCGAGGAAAATCTGGTTCTGGCGCAGGTCTCGGGCGAAAAGGGCTGGTCGGTCGAAAAGATCTACGATCATTTTCCCCGGCTTGCAGAACGCCGCAAACAGGAAGCCGTCACCATGTCCGGCGGCGAACAACAGATGCTCGCGGTTGCCAGAGCGCTCGCCCGCGACATCAAGATCCTGTTCCTCGACGAACCCTATGAGGGCCTCGCGCCGGTCATCGTCCAGGAGATCGAAAAGATCGTGCGGCAGATCCGAGACCTCGGCATCACCACCATCATCGTCGAGCAGAATGCCGTCGCGGCACTCCGTCTCTCCGACAGGGCGGTGATCATGGATACCGGCCAGGTCGTCTTTTCCGGCAGCGCGAAGGATGTCCTGGACAACGCCGAACTCCGTGAGGAATACCTCGCCATCTAG